A region from the Salidesulfovibrio onnuriiensis genome encodes:
- a CDS encoding serine dehydratase subunit alpha family protein, with amino-acid sequence MYKAEWNDFIALLNREVVPALGCTEPITVALAAARAAEALGRTPETLDVKVSGNLLKNGMGVGVPGTGMTGLDIAAAVGALGGKADLSLEVLRDLTQEQVAAAKDMLSEKRVQVGLAETEELLYAEVTALAGADSARCVIAREHTAVVRVERNGMETFSAPLPGESGEEEAWPLSMEKIHDFAVNAPYEKLSFILEAARLNEAIAAEGMSHDWGLRVGKSMDEDIQQGLRADDIASFAIRMAAAASDARMDGIMLPVMSNSGSGNQGITATIPVVAFARRLKADDESLVRALIMSHLTAIHLKHHLGRLSALCGAILAATGSSCGMVMLMGGGFKEICFAIRNMVGNIAGMICDGAKNSCALKVASAVEAAVHAAFLAKRGTAVSGREGIVSDDIEACVRNLGRLGACGMVQTDQVILDIMVHKQ; translated from the coding sequence ATGTATAAAGCTGAATGGAACGACTTCATTGCCCTGTTGAACAGGGAGGTCGTGCCCGCGCTCGGATGCACCGAGCCCATCACCGTGGCCCTGGCCGCCGCCCGCGCGGCCGAGGCCCTGGGCCGCACGCCGGAAACCCTGGACGTCAAGGTCAGCGGCAACCTGCTCAAGAACGGCATGGGCGTGGGTGTGCCCGGCACCGGTATGACCGGGCTGGACATCGCCGCGGCCGTGGGCGCGCTCGGCGGCAAGGCCGATCTCTCCCTGGAAGTGCTGCGCGACCTCACCCAGGAACAGGTGGCCGCAGCCAAGGACATGCTCTCGGAAAAACGGGTCCAGGTGGGCCTGGCCGAAACCGAGGAGCTGCTCTATGCCGAAGTGACCGCCCTGGCGGGAGCCGATTCGGCCCGTTGCGTCATCGCCCGCGAACACACCGCCGTGGTGCGTGTGGAGCGTAACGGCATGGAGACCTTCTCCGCGCCGCTGCCCGGCGAATCCGGCGAGGAGGAGGCCTGGCCCCTGAGCATGGAGAAGATCCACGACTTCGCGGTCAACGCTCCCTACGAGAAGCTCTCCTTTATCCTTGAGGCCGCCCGCCTCAACGAAGCCATTGCCGCGGAAGGCATGTCCCACGACTGGGGCCTTCGGGTGGGCAAGTCCATGGATGAGGATATCCAGCAGGGCCTGCGCGCCGACGACATTGCCTCCTTCGCCATCAGGATGGCCGCAGCCGCCTCGGACGCGCGCATGGACGGGATCATGCTTCCGGTCATGAGCAACTCGGGCAGCGGCAACCAGGGCATCACCGCCACCATTCCGGTGGTGGCCTTTGCCCGCAGGCTGAAGGCGGACGACGAGTCCCTGGTTCGCGCCCTGATCATGAGCCACCTGACCGCCATCCATCTCAAGCACCACCTGGGCCGCCTTTCGGCCTTGTGCGGCGCCATCCTGGCGGCCACCGGATCCAGCTGCGGCATGGTCATGCTTATGGGCGGTGGCTTCAAGGAGATCTGCTTTGCCATCAGGAACATGGTGGGCAACATCGCGGGCATGATCTGCGACGGAGCCAAGAATTCCTGCGCCCTGAAGGTTGCCTCCGCCGTGGAAGCGGCCGTGCATGCGGCCTTCCTGGCCAAGCGCGGCACCGCAGTGAGCGGCCGCGAGGGCATCGTCTCCGACGACATCGAGGCCTGCGTGCGCAACCTCGGCCGCCTGGGGGCCTGCGGCATGGTCCAGACCGACCAGGTCATCCTGGACATCATGGTCCACAAGCAATAA
- a CDS encoding peptidylprolyl isomerase codes for MKYVYSFCASLLVAVACLAAPLLDAPARAGADPVVVLETSMGQIVVMLDQKNAPESVKNFLKYVDTGFYRGTVFHRVIDNRDMGIVQGGGYMYPLERKRTFAPIKNEADNGLKNKRGTIAMARTNDIDSATSQFFFNVRDNTPFDHTGNDGQTFGYAVFGKVIRGLDVVDKICHVPTERSGMMQDVPSKPIFIKKAYRK; via the coding sequence ATGAAATACGTCTATTCGTTTTGCGCTTCGCTTCTTGTGGCCGTGGCCTGCCTGGCCGCCCCCCTTCTCGACGCCCCGGCAAGGGCGGGAGCCGACCCGGTGGTCGTCCTGGAAACCAGCATGGGGCAGATCGTGGTCATGCTGGACCAGAAAAACGCCCCCGAATCCGTCAAGAACTTCCTCAAATACGTGGATACCGGATTCTACCGAGGCACGGTCTTTCACCGGGTGATCGACAACCGGGACATGGGCATCGTGCAGGGCGGGGGCTACATGTACCCCCTGGAACGCAAGCGCACCTTCGCGCCCATCAAGAACGAGGCGGACAACGGGCTGAAGAACAAGCGCGGCACCATTGCCATGGCCCGCACCAACGACATCGATTCCGCCACCAGCCAGTTCTTTTTCAACGTGCGTGACAACACGCCCTTCGACCACACGGGCAACGATGGGCAGACCTTCGGATACGCCGTGTTCGGCAAGGTCATCCGAGGACTGGACGTGGTGGACAAAATCTGCCATGTGCCGACCGAACGCAGCGGCATGATGCAGGACGTGCCCTCCAAGCCCATCTTCATCAAGAAGGCCTACCGCAAGTAG
- a CDS encoding Na+/H+ antiporter NhaC family protein yields the protein MVRRYFALLAVAALAVIAFSCPALAADSSKGAENAQIYGMLTLIPPVVAIVLAFMTKNVVLSLFLGVFSGCFMLEFKGFDLYSAFVDGFLRLSTEILMSLADSWNAGIVLQCLAIGGLIALVSKMGGAKAIAEALAKRARTPRSSQFVTWLMGLFIFFDDYANSLTVGPIMRPVTDKMKVSREKLSFIIDATAAPIAGIALISTWVAYEVGLIRDGYEAIGVSTNAYGIFVETIPYRFYNILILFFIICTIWMLREFGPMWKAENRARTTGKVMADEAKPMASEEATGLEPGSHVKLSVWNAIIPIGTLIVAAFLGFYFNGYNAIMGGEDKALMDLLNNSPMSFTAMREAFGASDASVVLFQAALIAGIVAMAMAVFRRIMPVKDAIETWVTGIKSMNITAVILLLAWSLSGVIKELGTAAYLVNILSDALPAFLLPSIIFILGSIISFATGTSYGTMGILMPLAIPLAFALNADPNYVIMNVGAVLTGAIFGDHCSPISDTTILSSMGSACDHIDHVKTQLAYAVAVALISILFGYLPAGLGAPIIVVLPLGFVAVALAVRFLGRRVEA from the coding sequence ATGGTTCGGCGATATTTCGCTCTGCTCGCGGTGGCGGCCCTGGCCGTTATCGCATTCTCCTGTCCCGCTCTTGCTGCCGACTCCAGCAAGGGGGCTGAAAACGCACAGATCTACGGAATGCTCACGCTCATTCCGCCCGTGGTGGCCATCGTGCTGGCTTTCATGACCAAGAACGTGGTGCTCTCCCTGTTCCTGGGCGTCTTTTCCGGCTGCTTCATGCTGGAGTTCAAGGGCTTTGACCTCTATTCCGCCTTTGTGGACGGCTTCCTGCGTTTGTCCACCGAAATTCTCATGTCCCTGGCCGACTCCTGGAACGCGGGCATCGTTCTCCAGTGTCTGGCCATCGGCGGGCTCATTGCCCTGGTTTCCAAGATGGGCGGGGCAAAAGCCATTGCCGAGGCCCTGGCCAAGCGCGCCCGGACCCCGCGCAGTTCCCAGTTCGTTACCTGGCTCATGGGCCTGTTCATCTTTTTCGACGACTACGCCAACTCCCTGACCGTTGGTCCGATCATGCGTCCGGTCACCGACAAGATGAAGGTCTCCCGCGAAAAGCTGTCCTTCATCATCGACGCCACGGCCGCGCCCATCGCGGGCATTGCGCTCATTTCCACCTGGGTGGCCTACGAAGTGGGCCTGATCCGCGACGGCTACGAGGCCATCGGGGTTTCCACCAACGCCTACGGCATCTTCGTGGAAACCATTCCGTACCGCTTCTACAACATCTTGATCCTGTTCTTCATCATCTGTACCATCTGGATGCTGCGCGAGTTCGGCCCCATGTGGAAGGCCGAGAACCGCGCCCGCACCACGGGCAAGGTCATGGCCGACGAAGCCAAGCCCATGGCCTCGGAAGAGGCCACCGGACTGGAGCCCGGTTCCCACGTGAAGCTGAGTGTCTGGAACGCCATCATTCCCATCGGCACGCTCATCGTGGCCGCGTTCCTGGGTTTCTACTTCAACGGCTACAACGCCATCATGGGCGGCGAAGACAAGGCGCTCATGGACCTGCTCAACAATTCACCCATGTCCTTTACGGCCATGCGCGAGGCCTTTGGCGCGTCCGACGCCTCCGTGGTCCTGTTCCAGGCCGCGCTCATCGCAGGCATCGTGGCCATGGCCATGGCCGTGTTCCGCAGGATTATGCCCGTGAAGGACGCCATCGAGACCTGGGTCACCGGCATCAAGTCCATGAACATCACCGCCGTGATCCTGCTGCTGGCCTGGTCCCTGTCCGGGGTGATCAAGGAGCTGGGTACCGCCGCCTACCTGGTGAACATCCTGTCCGACGCGCTGCCCGCGTTCCTGCTGCCGAGCATCATCTTTATTCTCGGCTCCATCATCTCGTTCGCCACCGGCACCTCCTATGGCACCATGGGGATCCTCATGCCCCTGGCCATCCCCCTGGCGTTCGCCCTGAACGCGGACCCCAACTACGTGATCATGAACGTGGGGGCCGTGCTTACCGGCGCCATCTTCGGGGACCACTGCTCGCCCATCTCGGACACCACCATTCTGTCCTCCATGGGGTCGGCCTGTGACCATATCGACCACGTCAAGACGCAGCTCGCCTATGCCGTGGCCGTGGCCCTTATCTCCATCCTGTTCGGCTACCTGCCCGCAGGGCTCGGCGCGCCCATCATCGTGGTGCTGCCCCTGGGCTTCGTGGCCGTGGCTCTCGCCGTCCGCTTCCTCGGCAGGCGCGTGGAAGCCTAG